A window of the Candidatus Bathyarchaeota archaeon genome harbors these coding sequences:
- a CDS encoding CoA-binding protein, translating into MIDDKGLIEILRESKTIAVVGCSRDPKKAAHTVPKYLKDQGYKIIPVNPFAEEILEEKVYRTLSEIKDPVDIVNIFRPSEECLEVVKNAIKIKPKVIWMQLGIKNTEAAQLAEKYGIKVVMDKCMYIEHKHLVK; encoded by the coding sequence ATGATCGATGACAAGGGGCTCATAGAAATCTTAAGGGAATCAAAGACGATAGCGGTAGTTGGATGCTCTAGAGATCCTAAGAAAGCTGCGCATACTGTTCCAAAATATTTGAAAGATCAGGGTTACAAAATAATTCCTGTAAATCCTTTTGCAGAGGAGATCTTAGAAGAAAAGGTTTACAGAACTCTTTCCGAGATTAAGGACCCTGTCGACATTGTAAATATTTTTAGACCAAGTGAGGAATGCCTGGAAGTGGTAAAGAACGCCATTAAAATAAAGCCCAAGGTAATATGGATGCAGCTTGGAATCAAAAATACAGAAGCCGCACAGTTAGCAGAAAAGTACGGAATCAAAGTTGTTATGGATAAATGCATGTATATTGAGCATAAACATCTAGTCAAATAG
- a CDS encoding N-acetyltransferase, whose translation MIVRREKEEDFKSIYEINEQAFKQKDESELIERIRNNKNFIPELSLVAEENGKIIGHILFSKIKIIGEKKYESLALAPMAILPELQRKGIGGRLIKEGLNKARELGFDSVIVLGHKDYYPRFGFERASKWDIKCPFKVPDEAFMAIELNIGVLANKSGIVEYPEEFGNE comes from the coding sequence ATGATAGTCAGAAGAGAAAAAGAAGAAGATTTCAAAAGCATATACGAAATCAATGAACAGGCATTCAAACAAAAGGACGAAAGCGAACTGATTGAACGGATAAGAAATAATAAGAATTTTATTCCTGAGCTTTCATTGGTTGCAGAAGAAAACGGGAAGATCATAGGACATATTCTGTTCTCAAAAATCAAAATCATTGGAGAAAAAAAATACGAATCGCTCGCGCTTGCTCCTATGGCTATTCTACCTGAATTACAGAGAAAGGGGATTGGAGGAAGACTGATTAAAGAAGGATTAAATAAAGCCAGAGAACTTGGATTCGATTCTGTGATTGTTTTAGGTCACAAAGACTATTATCCAAGGTTTGGATTTGAAAGAGCATCTAAATGGGATATCAAATGTCCTTTTAAAGTCCCAGATGAAGCATTTATGGCAATTGAATTAAACATTGGAGTTCTTGCAAATAAATCGGGAATCGTAGAATATCCCGAAGAATTTGGAAATGAATAG